A part of Dermacentor variabilis isolate Ectoservices chromosome 10, ASM5094787v1, whole genome shotgun sequence genomic DNA contains:
- the LOC142560598 gene encoding alpha-ketoglutarate-dependent dioxygenase alkB homolog 7, mitochondrial isoform X3, whose product MAAFAVTRVLLPASKIRSNYLTAALKLSRRLYSAQVDFSDASKPRAALTEEYVKAHFEGSDTDTLAEVTQSMTVYDDFVTPEEETTLIAEIEPQYKRLRYESSHWDDAIHGYREIERNTWSPPCEAILGRIRALAFTPEVNQIQHVHCLDLLEDGHIKPHVDSVRFCGDTITGLSLLSPSIMKLVHEKMPDKWVKILLRRRSLYIMRCRGEEDGDEGVSGMALQQGFRAAKNFKRLACCISPLRPKSSSPADWSGGAGKGGGAGGSIREAGGGFAKMELAREEQYFRQLKS is encoded by the exons ATGGCCGCCTTCGCGGTGACCCGTGTTTTGTTGCCGGCGTCAAAAATACGCTCAAATTATTTAACAGCAGCGTTAAAACTATCACGGCGATTGTATTCTGCTCAGGTGGACTTCAGCGATGCGTCGAAACCGCGGGCAGCGCTGACGGAAGAATACGTGAAGGCTCACTTTGAAGGTTCTGACACCGACACACTCGCCGAGGTGACCCAAAGTATGACCGTCTACGACGATTTTGTGACGCCCGAAGAAGAGACCACTCTGATCGCCGAAATCGAGCCTCAGTACAAGAGGTTGCGGTACGAAAGCAGCCACTGGGATGAC GCAATTCACGGTTACCGGGAGATCGAGCGGAACACGTGGTCCCCTCCATGCGAAGCCATATTGGGCCGAATCAGAGCGCTTGCGTTCACTCCCGAAGTGAACCAGATACAGCACGTTCACTGTCTCGACCTCCTCGAAGACGGCCACATCAAGCCACATGTGGACAGTGTTCGG ttCTGTGGGGACACAATTACTGGGCTGTCCCTCCTGTCACCGAGCATCATGAAGCTGGTGCATGAAAAAATGCCAGACAAGTGGGTTAAGATACTTCTGAGGAGACGATCACTATACATAATGAG ATGCCGAGgagaagaagacggcgacgaaggCGTGTCAGGCATGGCTCTGCAGCAGGGCTTTAGGGCGGCGAAAAATTTCAAGCGCCTGGCTTGCTGCATAAG CCCTCTGCGGCCGAAGTCGTCATCTCCTGCCGACTGGAGCGGTGGCGCAGGCAAG GGCGGAGGCGCTGGCGGAAGCATCCGTGAGGCCGGCGGCGGCTTCGCCAAGATGGAGCTGGCTCGCGAGGAGCAGTACTTCCGGCAGCTG AAATCGTGA
- the LOC142560598 gene encoding alpha-ketoglutarate-dependent dioxygenase alkB homolog 7, mitochondrial isoform X1 has translation MAAFAVTRVLLPASKIRSNYLTAALKLSRRLYSAQVDFSDASKPRAALTEEYVKAHFEGSDTDTLAEVTQSMTVYDDFVTPEEETTLIAEIEPQYKRLRYESSHWDDAIHGYREIERNTWSPPCEAILGRIRALAFTPEVNQIQHVHCLDLLEDGHIKPHVDSVRFCGDTITGLSLLSPSIMKLVHEKMPDKWVKILLRRRSLYIMRCRGEEDGDEGVSGMALQQGFRAAKNFKRLACCISPLRPKSSSPADWSGGAGKGGGAGGSIREAGGGFAKMELAREEQYFRQLQQDQIKMLRDHIVSEIKERESLIKELKSQIDKNKKMLEDLKPRN, from the exons ATGGCCGCCTTCGCGGTGACCCGTGTTTTGTTGCCGGCGTCAAAAATACGCTCAAATTATTTAACAGCAGCGTTAAAACTATCACGGCGATTGTATTCTGCTCAGGTGGACTTCAGCGATGCGTCGAAACCGCGGGCAGCGCTGACGGAAGAATACGTGAAGGCTCACTTTGAAGGTTCTGACACCGACACACTCGCCGAGGTGACCCAAAGTATGACCGTCTACGACGATTTTGTGACGCCCGAAGAAGAGACCACTCTGATCGCCGAAATCGAGCCTCAGTACAAGAGGTTGCGGTACGAAAGCAGCCACTGGGATGAC GCAATTCACGGTTACCGGGAGATCGAGCGGAACACGTGGTCCCCTCCATGCGAAGCCATATTGGGCCGAATCAGAGCGCTTGCGTTCACTCCCGAAGTGAACCAGATACAGCACGTTCACTGTCTCGACCTCCTCGAAGACGGCCACATCAAGCCACATGTGGACAGTGTTCGG ttCTGTGGGGACACAATTACTGGGCTGTCCCTCCTGTCACCGAGCATCATGAAGCTGGTGCATGAAAAAATGCCAGACAAGTGGGTTAAGATACTTCTGAGGAGACGATCACTATACATAATGAG ATGCCGAGgagaagaagacggcgacgaaggCGTGTCAGGCATGGCTCTGCAGCAGGGCTTTAGGGCGGCGAAAAATTTCAAGCGCCTGGCTTGCTGCATAAG CCCTCTGCGGCCGAAGTCGTCATCTCCTGCCGACTGGAGCGGTGGCGCAGGCAAG GGCGGAGGCGCTGGCGGAAGCATCCGTGAGGCCGGCGGCGGCTTCGCCAAGATGGAGCTGGCTCGCGAGGAGCAGTACTTCCGGCAGCTG CAACAGGACCAGATCAAGATGCTTCGCGACCACATCGTGAGTGAGATCAAGGAGCGCGAGTCGCTCATCAAGGAGCTGAAGAGTCAGATTGATAAGAACAAGAAGATGCTTGAAGACCTGAAGCCCCGCAACTGA
- the LOC142560598 gene encoding alpha-ketoglutarate-dependent dioxygenase alkB homolog 7, mitochondrial isoform X2: MAAFAVTRVLLPASKIRSNYLTAALKLSRRLYSAQVDFSDASKPRAALTEEYVKAHFEGSDTDTLAEVTQSMTVYDDFVTPEEETTLIAEIEPQYKRLRYESSHWDDAIHGYREIERNTWSPPCEAILGRIRALAFTPEVNQIQHVHCLDLLEDGHIKPHVDSVRFCGDTITGLSLLSPSIMKLVHEKMPDKWVKILLRRRSLYIMRCRGEEDGDEGVSGMALQQGFRAAKNFKRLACCISPLRPKSSSPADWSGGAGKQQDQIKMLRDHIVSEIKERESLIKELKSQIDKNKKMLEDLKPRN; this comes from the exons ATGGCCGCCTTCGCGGTGACCCGTGTTTTGTTGCCGGCGTCAAAAATACGCTCAAATTATTTAACAGCAGCGTTAAAACTATCACGGCGATTGTATTCTGCTCAGGTGGACTTCAGCGATGCGTCGAAACCGCGGGCAGCGCTGACGGAAGAATACGTGAAGGCTCACTTTGAAGGTTCTGACACCGACACACTCGCCGAGGTGACCCAAAGTATGACCGTCTACGACGATTTTGTGACGCCCGAAGAAGAGACCACTCTGATCGCCGAAATCGAGCCTCAGTACAAGAGGTTGCGGTACGAAAGCAGCCACTGGGATGAC GCAATTCACGGTTACCGGGAGATCGAGCGGAACACGTGGTCCCCTCCATGCGAAGCCATATTGGGCCGAATCAGAGCGCTTGCGTTCACTCCCGAAGTGAACCAGATACAGCACGTTCACTGTCTCGACCTCCTCGAAGACGGCCACATCAAGCCACATGTGGACAGTGTTCGG ttCTGTGGGGACACAATTACTGGGCTGTCCCTCCTGTCACCGAGCATCATGAAGCTGGTGCATGAAAAAATGCCAGACAAGTGGGTTAAGATACTTCTGAGGAGACGATCACTATACATAATGAG ATGCCGAGgagaagaagacggcgacgaaggCGTGTCAGGCATGGCTCTGCAGCAGGGCTTTAGGGCGGCGAAAAATTTCAAGCGCCTGGCTTGCTGCATAAG CCCTCTGCGGCCGAAGTCGTCATCTCCTGCCGACTGGAGCGGTGGCGCAGGCAAG CAACAGGACCAGATCAAGATGCTTCGCGACCACATCGTGAGTGAGATCAAGGAGCGCGAGTCGCTCATCAAGGAGCTGAAGAGTCAGATTGATAAGAACAAGAAGATGCTTGAAGACCTGAAGCCCCGCAACTGA